One genomic segment of Dysosmobacter sp. Marseille-Q4140 includes these proteins:
- a CDS encoding type II toxin-antitoxin system HicA family toxin — MPMKPKEMIKLLEANGFELVDSNGSHHKYRNRTTGKQTIVPVHAKELKKGLEQAILKQAGLK, encoded by the coding sequence ATGCCGATGAAACCCAAGGAGATGATCAAGCTCCTGGAAGCAAACGGGTTTGAGCTGGTGGACTCCAACGGATCGCATCATAAATACCGAAACAGGACCACGGGCAAACAGACCATCGTTCCGGTCCATGCCAAGGAACTGAAAAAAGGACTGGAACAGGCGATTCTCAAACAGGCGGGGCTGAAATAA
- a CDS encoding phage portal protein, protein MSIREGLRAVARSPSGVRKAVTAQTLITAGYSPTGTDTGETFARKLSAVDRCIEILSDSMGKLPCFIMDSKTRERLDLPQLQLLNVRPNEAMTPFIRKKVLETSRQVNGNGYDWILRNPRTGRIDELIPIPGHLVEPWRDLGGRVWYTVTHPWTGEPMVLPNEDICHYKTATRDGLKGVGTLRRASETIASARAQQQYELSFYENGGQPSGVLETDSDLGGYAKGPDGKVLTREDGSSVTLKDQLRSEWEKVHAGPSNSHRLAILDLGLKYTAIASSNSDAQFIESKEVSIRDIARYFGVPLYKLQEGKQSYNSNEQNAIEYVVSTLHPIVTQYEEEMTWKLLNASQVDAGLEIRINMMAELRGDTAARGQWYQVMLQEGPFSVNDVLALEDLPDIPGGDEHRASLNYVPLSIWPELSRLRAGLPQTQEE, encoded by the coding sequence ATGAGCATCCGGGAGGGACTGCGGGCGGTGGCTCGGTCTCCGTCCGGGGTGCGCAAGGCAGTGACGGCGCAAACGCTGATCACTGCAGGGTACTCGCCCACGGGTACCGACACCGGCGAGACGTTTGCTCGAAAGCTCAGCGCCGTGGACCGCTGCATTGAGATCCTGTCTGATTCCATGGGTAAGCTCCCGTGCTTCATTATGGACAGCAAAACCCGGGAGCGGTTAGACCTGCCCCAGCTGCAGCTGCTGAACGTGCGGCCCAACGAGGCCATGACGCCGTTTATCCGTAAGAAGGTGCTGGAGACAAGCCGCCAGGTGAATGGAAACGGCTACGATTGGATCCTGCGAAACCCAAGGACAGGCCGCATTGACGAATTGATTCCGATACCCGGCCATTTGGTGGAGCCTTGGCGGGATCTTGGCGGCCGTGTGTGGTACACAGTGACCCACCCTTGGACTGGAGAGCCCATGGTGCTGCCCAATGAGGACATCTGCCACTACAAGACAGCTACCAGGGACGGCCTCAAGGGCGTTGGTACGCTCCGGAGAGCAAGCGAGACCATTGCCTCCGCCCGGGCGCAGCAGCAGTATGAACTGAGCTTTTACGAGAACGGCGGTCAGCCCTCCGGTGTGCTGGAGACAGACAGCGATCTGGGCGGATATGCCAAGGGGCCGGACGGGAAAGTGCTGACCCGGGAAGACGGGTCCAGCGTGACGCTGAAGGATCAGCTTCGCAGCGAATGGGAAAAGGTTCACGCCGGGCCCAGCAACAGTCATCGCCTGGCCATTTTGGATCTGGGCCTGAAGTATACCGCCATCGCTTCCAGCAACTCCGACGCCCAGTTCATCGAGAGCAAGGAAGTCTCCATTCGGGACATCGCCCGGTATTTCGGAGTTCCCCTCTACAAGCTGCAGGAGGGCAAGCAATCCTACAACAGCAACGAACAGAACGCTATCGAGTATGTTGTCAGTACGCTTCACCCCATCGTCACCCAGTATGAAGAAGAAATGACCTGGAAGCTGCTGAACGCGAGTCAGGTGGACGCTGGCCTGGAGATCCGCATCAATATGATGGCGGAGCTTCGGGGAGATACAGCGGCTCGGGGCCAGTGGTATCAGGTCATGCTGCAGGAGGGGCCGTTCAGCGTCAACGACGTTCTGGCCCTAGAGGATCTGCCGGACATCCCAGGAGGAGACGAACACCGGGCCAGTCTGAACTATGTGCCACTCTCCATCTGGCCGGAGCTGAGCAGACTGCGGGCGGGATTGCCCCAGACACAGGAGGAATGA
- a CDS encoding P27 family phage terminase small subunit — protein MAGKRQPTEIVEANGRKHLTEAEKDARRDQEVHVPPPDEAVPPKWLPKRLHGEYREIGEILRSAGLYAELDRDVLGQYFLSRERWLRADKKAAAAIRDGDEKLAREWTSVQGTYFKQARTCAEAMGLSVTSRCRIVVPAAVQNAAKAPASAGEDEFTQRLRQRQAAALEGAR, from the coding sequence ATGGCCGGAAAGCGACAGCCCACGGAAATCGTAGAGGCCAATGGCCGTAAGCATCTGACCGAGGCGGAAAAGGACGCGCGGCGGGATCAGGAGGTCCATGTGCCGCCCCCGGATGAGGCTGTCCCGCCCAAATGGCTGCCCAAGCGGCTCCATGGGGAATATCGGGAGATCGGTGAGATCCTGCGCTCCGCCGGGCTCTATGCGGAGCTGGACCGGGACGTGCTGGGTCAATATTTCCTCTCCCGGGAGCGGTGGCTCCGGGCAGACAAAAAGGCCGCGGCTGCCATCCGGGACGGCGACGAGAAGCTGGCCAGGGAGTGGACCAGTGTCCAGGGCACCTACTTCAAGCAGGCCCGGACTTGTGCCGAGGCCATGGGCCTGTCCGTCACCTCCCGGTGCCGGATCGTGGTGCCCGCGGCTGTGCAGAACGCCGCCAAGGCGCCTGCCTCGGCCGGGGAAGATGAGTTCACCCAGCGGCTCCGGCAGCGGCAGGCGGCGGCGCTGGAGGGGGCCAGGTAA
- a CDS encoding phage gp6-like head-tail connector protein, giving the protein MALTDERRESLLAYCKLTELADDPEVKLLIPIFYAGAVGYMEGAGVTRSESDANRAALYDLCVNAMVLDAWDNRDTKEPVSQAAENPAFRRSLNQLKRTEPAVSDSDT; this is encoded by the coding sequence GTGGCTCTGACGGATGAGCGCAGGGAAAGCCTGCTGGCCTACTGCAAGCTGACAGAACTTGCGGATGACCCGGAGGTAAAGCTGCTGATCCCCATTTTTTATGCGGGGGCAGTCGGGTATATGGAGGGGGCAGGTGTGACCCGGTCGGAATCGGACGCCAATCGGGCAGCTCTGTATGACCTGTGCGTCAATGCCATGGTATTGGATGCCTGGGACAATCGGGACACCAAGGAGCCTGTCAGTCAAGCGGCGGAAAATCCCGCCTTTCGACGCTCCCTCAACCAGCTGAAGCGTACGGAACCGGCGGTGTCCGATTCGGACACATGA
- a CDS encoding phage tail sheath protein, whose amino-acid sequence MSTNIGLPSLTIAFQKAAQATANRSKKGFVGVFVRDAKAQGVHALTSPALIPSELGADNQAYIQRAFTGSDRGEPSKVVAVVIAPGTEDTTALKAGLKLIENQTLDYIAPPPDVTADEKVVLETWVKARQKAYFTEKLVEPNPATPPDDMGIISYQETDGELAAGSTTYTAAQFSSRLAGILAGIPMGMSSTNASLPEVTAVTARSEAEQIAAINSGNLILIHDGQVAKIARGVNSLTTIPVDGSKDWSKIKIVEGMNLITYYLRTTIQGEYLGRYPNTYDNKCLLIAAILEYLQYLEGAGVLNPGESWCQIDLDAQTNWLKAQGVEVANMTEQEIREAQTGSWVFISCGGRLVDAMEDFEVTFNTLVTLAA is encoded by the coding sequence ATGTCAACGAATATCGGCCTGCCCAGTCTGACCATTGCCTTTCAGAAGGCAGCACAGGCCACGGCGAACCGAAGCAAGAAGGGATTTGTGGGGGTGTTCGTCCGGGATGCCAAAGCCCAGGGCGTCCACGCTCTGACCAGCCCGGCCCTGATCCCCTCTGAACTGGGGGCGGATAACCAGGCCTATATCCAGCGGGCTTTCACCGGCAGCGATCGGGGAGAGCCCAGCAAGGTGGTGGCGGTGGTGATCGCTCCGGGTACGGAGGATACCACGGCTCTGAAAGCTGGGCTGAAGCTCATCGAAAACCAGACCCTGGACTATATCGCCCCGCCCCCGGATGTGACGGCGGACGAGAAGGTAGTGCTGGAGACCTGGGTCAAGGCCCGGCAGAAGGCGTACTTCACGGAAAAGCTGGTGGAGCCCAATCCGGCCACGCCGCCGGACGATATGGGCATCATCTCCTATCAGGAGACGGACGGCGAGTTGGCGGCGGGCAGCACCACCTACACGGCGGCGCAGTTTTCCAGCAGGCTCGCCGGCATCCTGGCGGGGATCCCCATGGGGATGTCCAGTACAAACGCCAGCCTTCCCGAGGTGACGGCGGTGACGGCCCGCTCGGAGGCCGAGCAGATCGCGGCGATCAACAGCGGAAACCTGATCCTGATCCACGATGGCCAGGTGGCGAAGATCGCCCGGGGCGTCAACAGCCTCACCACCATCCCGGTGGACGGCAGCAAGGACTGGAGCAAGATCAAGATCGTGGAGGGGATGAATCTCATCACATACTACCTCCGGACCACCATCCAGGGCGAGTACCTGGGCCGGTACCCGAACACTTACGATAACAAGTGTCTGCTGATCGCGGCCATCCTGGAGTATCTCCAGTACCTGGAGGGCGCCGGTGTGCTGAACCCCGGGGAGAGCTGGTGCCAGATCGACCTGGACGCCCAGACCAACTGGCTGAAGGCCCAGGGCGTGGAGGTAGCGAATATGACGGAGCAGGAGATCCGGGAGGCCCAGACCGGATCCTGGGTGTTCATCTCCTGCGGCGGACGTCTGGTGGACGCCATGGAGGACTTTGAGGTGACCTTCAACACGCTGGTCACCCTGGCGGCCTGA
- a CDS encoding DUF551 domain-containing protein, which yields MEHQKLLAALKQLKVQTGSLACLGCGYEHNCGVHGCAIIREAMEQLKAQHLDTGEPLTLEHLKEVPHGKIKDTTLESICDRANEIASQSLCIVGNQWVSVKDRTPEDEKAVLAYYGFYHEDDDLGARFVGTLTYFSHDPEPHWQHESTGLFVTHWMPIPEPPEEVMP from the coding sequence ATGGAACATCAGAAATTGCTGGCTGCCCTGAAGCAGCTGAAGGTGCAGACCGGGAGCCTTGCATGTCTTGGATGCGGTTATGAACATAATTGCGGGGTCCATGGCTGTGCCATTATCCGGGAGGCAATGGAGCAGTTAAAGGCCCAGCATCTTGATACCGGTGAGCCACTGACGCTGGAGCATTTGAAGGAAGTGCCGCACGGAAAAATCAAAGACACCACCTTGGAAAGCATCTGCGATAGAGCGAATGAAATCGCATCTCAATCTTTGTGCATTGTCGGGAATCAATGGGTAAGCGTAAAAGATCGTACTCCGGAGGATGAAAAGGCGGTTTTAGCGTATTACGGTTTTTACCATGAGGACGATGACCTGGGAGCACGATTTGTTGGTACGCTGACATACTTTTCTCATGACCCGGAGCCGCACTGGCAACACGAAAGTACGGGCCTCTTTGTAACACATTGGATGCCGATTCCGGAACCGCCGGAGGAGGTGATGCCATGA
- a CDS encoding HNH endonuclease, with protein sequence MAQKPLRPCRHPGCTALVSGGYCEAHKPKDRDRRSAEAKSWHWMYLTPEWIDDLRPTQLLQEPFCRECAKFGRRTRATEVDHIQPHRGDWTVFTDRSNLQSLCHSCHSRKTLSEMREKNAALRSRYRR encoded by the coding sequence ATGGCACAAAAGCCGCTCCGGCCTTGCCGGCATCCCGGATGCACCGCCCTGGTCTCCGGCGGATACTGCGAGGCCCATAAACCGAAAGATCGCGATCGGCGCAGCGCCGAGGCCAAGTCCTGGCACTGGATGTACCTCACGCCGGAGTGGATCGATGATCTGCGGCCCACGCAGCTGCTCCAGGAGCCCTTCTGCCGCGAGTGCGCCAAGTTCGGCAGACGGACCAGGGCGACCGAGGTGGACCACATCCAGCCGCACCGTGGGGACTGGACCGTGTTCACAGACCGCAGCAACCTGCAGAGCCTTTGCCATTCCTGCCACAGCCGCAAGACACTCTCGGAAATGCGCGAAAAAAACGCAGCATTGCGAAGTCGCTACCGGCGCTGA
- a CDS encoding type II toxin-antitoxin system HicB family antitoxin: MEKVFYPVIFHPEDVGFSTFVPDLDGCFSQGDTLSEAVAMTQDAIGLVLEDYFSAAKPIPAPSLPGVLSLEEGDFVAMVEFDELDYRKRHENQAVKKTLTIPGWLNHLAEEQGLNFSRVLQNALKRELNVQ; encoded by the coding sequence ATGGAAAAGGTTTTTTACCCCGTTATCTTTCACCCGGAGGATGTGGGCTTTTCCACCTTCGTCCCCGATCTGGACGGCTGCTTCTCCCAGGGTGACACCTTGAGCGAGGCGGTGGCCATGACCCAGGACGCCATCGGCCTGGTGCTGGAGGATTACTTCTCCGCCGCCAAGCCCATCCCCGCGCCCTCTCTCCCCGGTGTGCTTTCCCTGGAAGAGGGAGACTTTGTGGCCATGGTGGAGTTTGACGAACTGGACTACCGCAAACGGCACGAAAACCAGGCCGTCAAAAAGACCCTCACCATTCCCGGCTGGCTCAACCACCTGGCCGAGGAACAGGGCCTGAACTTCTCCCGCGTCCTGCAAAACGCCCTCAAGCGGGAGCTGAACGTTCAATAA
- a CDS encoding phage major capsid protein, translating to MRRKLIDLKQQRSTLLEGAEALLKEGKREEYRAEMAKVSNMNDEIKDLEDLVREQDRKFMEKAPDPAEERDKAEERGNQLMKGLEVKFSPLEVAKALFAPKPVEKAVTLATGTLAQPTGAGSTIRDALGYGVGAIIDQVYVQDLTGMAAYLEPYVISEPDAQGAKVSTAAGTVRTASADPTFGVAKISPYELTTTSYVDRNIARLTPANYYAKVFNMAMKAMRRDTVKMIFNGDGQATNDMFGIKTAKNVAGANIFATLNVSAVNEDLLTELMFAYGGDEELGGNCRLYLNKKDLQAIGKIRGTNEKRRLYDIVPDAANPNIGTIREGGTIVPYSISKQLTALSESTAGAAAIQAMVYGDPRNYELGLFGDYTVRVDESIKGVERMLTILGDAMVGGNLIVDKGFVVATLPATGD from the coding sequence ATGAGACGCAAACTGATCGATCTGAAGCAGCAGCGCTCCACTTTACTGGAGGGCGCCGAGGCCCTGCTGAAAGAGGGTAAGCGGGAGGAGTATCGGGCGGAGATGGCGAAGGTCTCCAACATGAACGATGAGATCAAGGACTTGGAGGACCTGGTCCGGGAGCAGGACCGGAAGTTCATGGAGAAAGCTCCTGACCCGGCCGAGGAGAGGGACAAGGCGGAGGAGCGGGGCAACCAGCTGATGAAGGGCCTGGAGGTGAAATTCTCTCCCCTGGAAGTGGCCAAAGCTCTGTTTGCCCCCAAGCCTGTGGAGAAGGCCGTGACGCTGGCCACCGGCACTCTGGCGCAGCCCACCGGCGCCGGCAGCACTATCCGGGACGCTCTGGGATACGGCGTGGGCGCCATCATTGACCAGGTGTATGTTCAGGACCTGACCGGCATGGCCGCATACCTGGAGCCCTATGTGATCTCCGAGCCCGATGCCCAGGGCGCGAAGGTTAGCACTGCTGCTGGAACCGTTCGCACCGCCTCTGCGGACCCTACCTTCGGCGTGGCCAAGATCAGCCCCTATGAACTGACCACCACCAGCTACGTGGATCGAAATATCGCCCGGCTGACCCCCGCCAACTACTACGCCAAGGTGTTCAACATGGCTATGAAGGCCATGCGCCGGGACACGGTGAAGATGATCTTCAACGGCGACGGCCAGGCCACCAACGACATGTTCGGCATCAAAACCGCCAAAAACGTGGCGGGCGCCAACATCTTCGCCACCCTCAATGTGAGCGCAGTGAACGAGGATCTTCTGACCGAGCTGATGTTTGCCTACGGCGGCGATGAGGAACTGGGCGGCAACTGCAGGCTGTACCTCAACAAGAAGGACCTTCAGGCCATCGGCAAAATCAGAGGTACCAACGAGAAGCGGCGTCTCTATGACATCGTGCCCGATGCCGCCAACCCTAACATCGGCACCATCCGGGAGGGCGGTACCATCGTGCCCTATTCCATCTCCAAGCAGCTGACCGCCCTTTCTGAGTCTACTGCCGGCGCGGCGGCTATCCAGGCCATGGTGTACGGAGATCCCAGGAACTACGAGTTGGGCCTGTTCGGTGACTATACCGTGCGGGTGGATGAGTCCATCAAGGGAGTTGAGCGGATGCTGACCATCCTGGGCGACGCCATGGTGGGCGGCAACCTGATCGTGGACAAGGGTTTCGTGGTGGCCACCCTGCCCGCTACCGGGGACTAA
- a CDS encoding phage tail tube protein translates to MAKTIDTARRVINGTWGEVWIDGEKIAECTACQLRIANNKQTVSLCGQYMEDSKGTSGSGTGSLTLYKVDSGFAQKQSGLQNGVDRRFTVISKLRDPDSYGAERVAAYNVSFDDLTLADWQAATVGTVTKPFTFTRYELLDQIEVQ, encoded by the coding sequence ATGGCAAAAACGATTGATACTGCAAGACGGGTGATCAACGGCACCTGGGGCGAGGTCTGGATCGACGGCGAGAAGATCGCCGAGTGCACCGCCTGCCAGCTGCGGATCGCCAACAACAAGCAGACCGTCAGCCTTTGCGGGCAGTACATGGAGGACAGCAAGGGCACGTCCGGCTCCGGTACCGGCAGCCTGACCCTCTATAAGGTGGACAGCGGCTTTGCCCAGAAGCAGTCCGGGCTCCAGAACGGCGTGGACCGGCGGTTCACCGTCATCTCCAAGCTGCGGGATCCGGACAGCTACGGCGCGGAGCGGGTGGCCGCCTACAACGTCAGCTTTGACGATCTGACCCTGGCGGACTGGCAGGCGGCCACGGTGGGTACCGTGACCAAGCCCTTCACCTTCACCCGCTATGAGCTTCTGGACCAGATCGAGGTGCAGTAA
- a CDS encoding terminase has product MPVRASEYYDESAGAFVCEFISRLPNTDNGRPFELYDWQRSSIMEFYGRQVTDEDTGEYLRKYWYLYMEIPKKNGKSELAAALGIYHLFADGELNAEVYICAADKENAGIIFSAAVFMLTTAPWTAKMIARGELNIVESRKRVEYRQRVRTGNGGYKWITVGVMAVVSAEAFSKHGYKPSCVIFDELHAQPNRELWDVMTFGAGSGRKQPVWIVLTTAGDDPDRGSIGWEIHEKAVGVRDARRLRRILDEGGDPRQVLSLRHVSDEDMAQAQEDLLSLDLPNWLPILYGITAMYGDDPDDLKDIDIWDEKLWYLCNPSLGKHLKIRTLRLEAMEARRSEAGEKLFRWLRLNQWISVKAVSWISLNLYDKTQFGPSKKAEREPWVKEHLYGKLCYGGVDLSTSKDLTAFVLLFPPQPGLETAVLLPFIWRPGGTVEEAERRDHVPYRDWERAGFLTLCDGDIINYGDVEATIRWAAEVFDLQTVGFDPYLSRTITQRLEPIVPIIEIPQDLKNMSPAMKEMDDLMTRHQLLHVHNTCFRWTFGNVRCYVDGNGNCKPLKNKSRGRIDPTVASIIVVAVWMIKRNQKPDLAAAMDRPGFTL; this is encoded by the coding sequence ATGCCGGTACGCGCCAGCGAGTATTACGACGAGTCGGCCGGGGCCTTTGTCTGCGAGTTTATCTCCCGGCTGCCCAACACGGACAACGGCCGCCCCTTTGAACTGTATGACTGGCAACGAAGCTCCATCATGGAGTTCTACGGCCGGCAGGTGACGGATGAGGACACCGGGGAGTATCTGCGGAAGTACTGGTACCTTTACATGGAGATCCCCAAGAAAAACGGCAAGAGCGAGCTGGCGGCGGCCCTGGGCATTTACCACCTGTTCGCCGATGGGGAGCTGAATGCGGAGGTCTATATCTGCGCGGCGGATAAGGAGAACGCCGGCATCATATTCAGCGCAGCGGTCTTTATGCTGACCACGGCCCCATGGACAGCCAAGATGATCGCCCGGGGCGAGCTGAACATCGTGGAGTCCCGGAAGCGGGTGGAATACCGCCAGCGGGTCAGAACCGGGAACGGCGGATACAAGTGGATCACCGTGGGTGTGATGGCCGTAGTTTCGGCGGAGGCGTTCAGCAAACACGGCTACAAGCCCAGCTGCGTGATCTTTGACGAACTCCACGCCCAGCCCAACCGGGAACTGTGGGACGTCATGACCTTCGGCGCCGGCTCCGGCCGGAAGCAGCCGGTGTGGATCGTGCTGACCACCGCCGGCGACGACCCGGACCGCGGTTCCATCGGTTGGGAGATCCATGAGAAAGCCGTAGGCGTTCGGGATGCCCGGCGGCTGCGCAGGATCCTGGATGAAGGCGGAGACCCGCGCCAGGTCCTCTCTCTGCGGCACGTGTCCGACGAGGACATGGCCCAGGCCCAGGAGGACCTGCTGTCCCTGGATCTTCCCAACTGGCTGCCGATTTTGTACGGCATCACTGCCATGTACGGCGATGATCCGGACGATCTGAAGGATATCGACATCTGGGACGAAAAACTCTGGTATCTCTGCAATCCGTCCCTGGGCAAGCACCTGAAGATCCGGACGCTGCGGCTGGAGGCCATGGAGGCCCGGCGCAGCGAGGCGGGAGAGAAGCTCTTCCGCTGGCTGCGGCTCAACCAGTGGATCTCCGTGAAAGCCGTCAGCTGGATCTCCCTGAACCTCTACGACAAGACCCAGTTTGGTCCCAGCAAGAAGGCAGAGCGGGAGCCTTGGGTAAAGGAGCATCTGTACGGAAAGCTCTGCTACGGCGGCGTGGACCTCTCCACCAGCAAGGACCTGACGGCCTTTGTGCTGCTGTTCCCGCCGCAGCCGGGGCTGGAGACGGCGGTGCTGCTGCCGTTCATCTGGCGGCCCGGGGGCACCGTGGAGGAGGCGGAGCGCCGGGACCATGTGCCCTACCGGGACTGGGAACGGGCAGGGTTCCTTACCCTCTGCGACGGCGACATCATCAACTACGGCGACGTGGAGGCCACCATCCGGTGGGCTGCGGAGGTCTTTGACCTCCAGACGGTGGGCTTTGACCCCTATTTGAGCCGGACCATCACCCAGCGGCTGGAGCCTATCGTGCCCATCATTGAGATCCCCCAGGATCTCAAGAACATGTCGCCGGCCATGAAGGAGATGGACGACCTGATGACCCGGCACCAGCTGCTCCACGTCCACAACACCTGCTTCCGCTGGACCTTCGGGAATGTGCGCTGCTACGTGGACGGCAACGGAAACTGCAAGCCGCTGAAAAACAAGTCCCGGGGCCGGATCGACCCCACCGTGGCCTCTATCATCGTGGTGGCGGTGTGGATGATCAAGCGGAACCAGAAGCCGGATCTGGCGGCGGCCATGGACCGGCCGGGATTCACTTTGTAA
- a CDS encoding tape measure protein: protein MANRKTDASIAFSVTDNLSQSVTRMRNNLDGFEQDVEGLQKQLDILQRTKVQLKNIDLKQAKSQVDEMRRALEELGDTATETERQTAQANFDAAVQNYNNVANQLDLVSRRARQTQKDLLNTTDAISKADNRASSVSSGGSMLAALGRAGLYSMLGDAAGQWASVLAGSALGSEGGSLFGGILSGAGSGAAIGSMIAPGVGTAVGAALGGVVGLASGASEVYGSRDEAFKSYVQDAVEGQLSEMDSIRSSGSVTAGQREQDQIAFTQRLGSDQAARDYLDQVREMATGTNYTYDEITGYSKSLLNTYNPEETFSVLQKLSDATAGLNLDSSGVEMFIAALSRMRTTGKLTQEYMNYFSERGLDADEAIARGLGIDKSRVREMATSGEIGGTEAAQAILDYIQEEFGGLSEKLASTYDAMVDNLGDAEANLNARMGEGYNEARKAGIEAQQDWLESDQLGEAYEAIGAWKAEMENAKEQYIRDAVNDAMGSEEYQAAQAEGDAAEMGRIIMQAKIHGMDEYNANEGKDEILAQELSLIQGVREDAALNESYWDAGYTLGQEFSKGRAAGMEEAPEGVPTSEYSTSQSSLLEDLENVENMRPHAAGLRRVPYDGYAALLHRDERVLTASQAREEDRGNSGSGIVIHVTGNTFGAGMDEEAVAEAIANAAARKLLAGFQS, encoded by the coding sequence ATGGCCAACCGAAAAACCGACGCCAGCATTGCATTTTCCGTTACGGATAACCTGAGCCAGTCCGTCACCCGGATGCGGAACAACCTGGACGGGTTCGAGCAGGATGTGGAGGGGCTGCAAAAGCAGCTGGATATCCTACAGCGGACGAAGGTCCAACTGAAAAACATTGACCTGAAGCAGGCCAAGAGCCAGGTGGATGAGATGCGCCGGGCGCTGGAGGAGCTGGGAGATACCGCCACAGAGACGGAGCGGCAGACCGCCCAGGCCAATTTCGACGCGGCCGTCCAGAACTACAACAACGTGGCCAACCAGCTGGATCTGGTGAGCCGCAGAGCCCGTCAGACCCAGAAGGACCTGCTGAACACCACGGACGCCATCTCCAAGGCGGACAACCGGGCAAGCTCCGTCTCCTCAGGCGGAAGCATGCTCGCCGCCCTGGGCCGGGCAGGCCTGTACAGCATGCTGGGAGATGCGGCAGGACAGTGGGCCTCCGTTCTGGCTGGGTCGGCTCTCGGCAGCGAGGGGGGGTCTTTGTTCGGCGGCATCCTCAGCGGAGCCGGCAGCGGCGCGGCTATTGGGTCTATGATCGCTCCCGGCGTTGGTACCGCGGTTGGCGCGGCCCTGGGCGGCGTGGTAGGCCTTGCCAGCGGGGCCAGCGAGGTATACGGTTCCCGAGACGAGGCGTTCAAGAGCTATGTCCAGGACGCCGTGGAGGGGCAGCTCAGTGAGATGGATTCCATCCGCTCCTCCGGGTCGGTGACAGCGGGCCAGCGGGAGCAGGACCAGATCGCCTTTACCCAGCGCCTGGGCAGCGACCAGGCGGCCCGGGACTACCTGGATCAGGTGCGGGAGATGGCCACCGGGACCAACTACACCTACGATGAGATCACCGGCTACTCCAAGTCCCTCCTCAATACCTACAACCCAGAGGAGACCTTCTCCGTTCTGCAGAAGCTGAGCGACGCCACGGCGGGCCTCAACTTGGACAGCAGCGGCGTGGAGATGTTTATTGCGGCCCTGTCCCGGATGCGGACCACAGGGAAGCTGACCCAGGAGTACATGAACTACTTCTCCGAGCGGGGGCTGGATGCGGACGAGGCCATTGCCCGGGGCCTGGGGATCGATAAGAGCCGGGTACGGGAGATGGCTACCAGCGGGGAGATCGGCGGTACAGAGGCCGCCCAGGCCATCCTGGACTATATCCAGGAGGAATTCGGCGGACTGAGCGAGAAGCTCGCCTCCACCTACGACGCCATGGTGGACAACCTGGGGGATGCGGAGGCCAATCTGAACGCCCGCATGGGCGAAGGGTACAACGAGGCCCGGAAAGCTGGCATCGAGGCCCAGCAGGACTGGCTGGAGAGTGACCAGTTGGGGGAGGCCTATGAGGCCATCGGCGCCTGGAAGGCGGAGATGGAGAACGCCAAGGAGCAGTATATCCGGGATGCCGTGAACGATGCCATGGGTTCGGAGGAGTACCAGGCCGCCCAGGCGGAGGGAGACGCCGCCGAGATGGGTCGGATCATCATGCAGGCCAAGATCCATGGCATGGACGAGTACAACGCCAACGAGGGCAAGGACGAAATTTTGGCCCAGGAGCTGTCCCTGATCCAGGGAGTACGGGAGGATGCCGCGCTGAACGAAAGTTACTGGGACGCAGGATATACGCTTGGACAGGAATTTTCCAAGGGGCGGGCGGCAGGAATGGAGGAGGCGCCGGAAGGGGTGCCGACCAGCGAATACTCCACCTCCCAGAGCAGTTTGCTGGAGGACCTGGAGAATGTGGAGAACATGAGGCCTCATGCGGCGGGACTGCGGAGAGTGCCTTATGACGGGTATGCGGCGCTGCTGCACCGCGATGAGCGGGTGCTGACGGCCAGCCAGGCCCGGGAGGAGGACCGGGGAAACAGCGGGTCCGGTATCGTCATCCACGTCACCGGCAACACCTTCGGCGCCGGGATGGATGAGGAGGCGGTGGCGGAGGCCATCGCAAATGCGGCGGCGCGGAAGCTGCTGGCCGGCTTTCAGAGTTGA